In the genome of Christensenella timonensis, one region contains:
- a CDS encoding YcxB family protein, producing MQDINFTTKTDYQIFKDYWMFSLFEKKGPNGKMNAFAKFVTVLCILIGIAVVLIICNYALLDNAMGVVPVILLGAVAAAFVSCYVTVTRTQPKRQYKTVQEAVENPQKYTFTQKQMEVREYDAEEERETLAEFAYDDLVYAYETPVAFYLFINDINAFLIPKGQIEGITLQEFASFLKGKLGKRYLKSKKCS from the coding sequence ATGCAGGATATCAATTTTACGACAAAGACGGATTACCAGATATTTAAAGATTATTGGATGTTTTCGCTGTTTGAAAAAAAGGGCCCGAACGGCAAGATGAATGCGTTTGCCAAATTTGTGACGGTTCTGTGTATCCTTATCGGTATTGCGGTGGTACTGATCATATGCAATTATGCTTTGCTCGACAACGCCATGGGAGTGGTGCCGGTGATTCTTTTAGGGGCGGTCGCGGCTGCTTTCGTATCCTGTTATGTCACCGTGACGAGGACGCAGCCCAAGAGGCAGTACAAGACGGTACAGGAAGCGGTGGAAAACCCGCAGAAGTATACGTTCACGCAAAAGCAGATGGAAGTGCGCGAGTATGATGCGGAAGAAGAACGCGAAACGCTGGCCGAGTTTGCGTATGACGACCTTGTCTATGCGTATGAAACGCCGGTGGCATTTTACCTGTTCATCAATGACATCAATGCATTCCTGATCCCCAAAGGACAAATAGAGGGGATAACGCTGCAGGAGTTTGCATCGTTTTTAAAGGGAAAGCTAGGGAAGCGGTATCTGAAAAGTAAAAAGTGCAGTTAA
- a CDS encoding LCP family protein, whose product MNYKKAIKILTVILIVLVLSAGGVTYALYGTYTDLKANSIAAFNTPAPAAVASDDINFDANANVETVTIDGKTYQKNPNVVSILMLGIDWDGTQVKDATGARSDMIMLCTVDMENNEISFLSIPRDTRTIVHKVDQKTGKVESKEYLTKINHAYILGGGNDTTKWGPQNAMRATEDLVEVEGQLSIPIQYYISIDLEHLADLAAALGGVEVTLDQDYPDIGSKGDTITLEGNAVRLYLQNRKQMDDGELSRQRHEQEFMMAIAKKIKKLGAVQSASKLFSQLSGDVLQTNLGLDQIVAMAGVLDKIGSIDNIKMETFEERDDCWQNFPDPIVTSPSKLNYFIMDEDELMTKMLERYYTPVDGSPGGALSSGETESPSDD is encoded by the coding sequence TTGAATTATAAAAAAGCAATCAAAATATTGACGGTCATATTGATCGTGCTGGTATTAAGCGCAGGCGGTGTCACGTATGCCCTTTACGGAACATATACGGATTTGAAGGCAAACTCGATCGCGGCGTTCAATACGCCGGCGCCGGCGGCGGTCGCATCGGACGACATCAACTTTGACGCGAATGCAAACGTTGAAACGGTGACCATCGACGGGAAGACTTACCAGAAGAATCCGAATGTGGTCAGCATCCTGATGCTGGGTATCGATTGGGACGGCACGCAGGTCAAGGACGCGACGGGTGCGCGCAGCGATATGATCATGCTGTGCACGGTCGATATGGAAAACAACGAGATATCTTTCCTTTCCATTCCGCGCGATACGCGTACGATCGTGCATAAGGTAGACCAGAAGACGGGCAAGGTGGAATCCAAAGAGTACCTGACAAAGATCAACCATGCTTATATCCTGGGCGGCGGCAACGACACCACGAAATGGGGGCCGCAGAACGCAATGCGCGCTACAGAGGATCTGGTGGAAGTGGAAGGACAGCTCAGTATCCCGATCCAGTACTATATATCCATTGACTTAGAGCATCTGGCAGACCTTGCGGCAGCGCTGGGCGGCGTGGAAGTGACGCTCGACCAGGATTATCCGGATATCGGGAGCAAAGGCGATACGATCACGCTGGAAGGCAATGCGGTTCGCCTCTATTTGCAGAACAGGAAGCAGATGGACGACGGTGAATTGTCGCGCCAGCGCCACGAGCAGGAATTCATGATGGCGATCGCCAAAAAGATCAAGAAGCTGGGCGCGGTGCAGTCCGCATCCAAACTGTTCTCGCAGCTTTCGGGCGACGTGTTGCAGACGAATTTGGGACTTGACCAGATTGTCGCGATGGCAGGCGTGCTCGATAAGATCGGTTCCATCGACAACATCAAGATGGAAACATTTGAGGAACGGGACGACTGCTGGCAGAACTTCCCCGACCCGATCGTGACCAGCCCATCCAAGCTGAATTACTTTATTATGGACGAGGATGAACTGATGACGAAGATGCTGGAGCGTTATTACACACCGGTGGATGGCAGCCCGGGCGGAGCGCTTTCTTCAGGGGAAACGGAATCGCCGAGCGACGATTGA
- a CDS encoding LCP family protein, whose protein sequence is MDYKKIIKILIIVLVALGAAAGTVAAFFYGRYTELKENPMTAFETFSGEGTVVSEGKTFAQPTEFVTVDGKRYGKNPNVVTILMLGVDWDGSAERADDGKRSDMIILCTIDMVKNTIDFHSVPRDTRTTVHAVDKKTGKIQDETYLTKINHAYALGALHSDEAGAENEMLAVQELIDCGKQLDIPVAYYVSLELANLPDLANVLGGVEVELDQDIPGIGNKGETVLLQGDNVRHYLEKRKDVGGEMSRQRHQQAFIKAIAKAVKKLGAAQTAVRLLPRLEEIGVQTNMNLDQVAATAGVLDKIGSIDNISMETFEEKDDSWQDFPDPIVPNPPELNYYVMDDQELLDTMLSLYYVPPGGQ, encoded by the coding sequence GTGGACTACAAAAAAATCATTAAAATATTGATCATTGTGTTGGTCGCACTGGGCGCGGCCGCAGGAACGGTGGCGGCGTTTTTTTACGGCAGGTATACGGAACTCAAGGAAAATCCGATGACAGCGTTTGAAACATTCTCCGGGGAAGGAACGGTCGTTTCCGAAGGGAAAACGTTCGCACAGCCTACGGAGTTTGTGACCGTCGACGGGAAGCGGTACGGAAAAAATCCAAACGTGGTCACGATCCTCATGTTGGGGGTCGACTGGGACGGGTCGGCAGAGCGCGCTGATGATGGAAAGCGCAGCGATATGATTATCCTCTGTACGATTGATATGGTAAAAAATACCATCGATTTCCATTCGGTCCCGCGCGATACGCGAACCACGGTGCATGCTGTGGATAAAAAAACAGGCAAGATACAGGATGAAACGTATCTCACAAAGATCAACCACGCGTATGCGCTGGGTGCGCTGCACAGCGACGAAGCGGGCGCCGAAAACGAAATGCTGGCAGTGCAGGAGCTGATCGATTGCGGGAAACAGCTCGATATCCCCGTGGCATATTACGTTTCATTGGAGCTGGCGAACCTGCCTGACTTAGCAAACGTACTGGGCGGCGTAGAGGTAGAGCTTGACCAGGATATCCCCGGGATCGGGAACAAGGGCGAAACCGTACTTCTGCAGGGGGATAATGTGCGGCATTACCTCGAAAAACGCAAGGACGTAGGCGGCGAAATGTCGCGCCAGCGCCACCAGCAGGCCTTCATCAAAGCCATCGCCAAGGCAGTGAAGAAGCTGGGCGCGGCACAGACGGCGGTGAGGCTGCTGCCGAGACTGGAGGAAATCGGTGTACAGACGAATATGAACTTAGACCAGGTGGCGGCGACTGCGGGTGTGCTCGACAAGATCGGTTCGATCGACAATATCAGCATGGAAACATTTGAGGAAAAGGACGACAGCTGGCAGGACTTTCCGGATCCGATCGTTCCAAACCCGCCGGAGTTGAATTATTATGTCATGGACGACCAGGAATTATTGGATACGATGCTCTCCCTTTATTATGTTCCGCCAGGCGGCCAATGA
- the mreB gene encoding rod shape-determining protein encodes MGVFGNFNDIGIDLGTATVLVYVRGKGIVLREPSVVAVDRLSGRMLAIGEEARIMLGRTPGNIVAVRPLREGVISNFHDTERMLRYFLRKVIGKRLFFKPRVVVCVPSGVTEVEKRSVIEATEEAGARHTCLIEEPIAAAIGAGIDIGAPQGNMVLDIGGGTADMAVISLGGAVISDSIKIAGDTFDEYISRYIKKKYNMLIGERTAEEIKINIGSAFPRKEEAYMEVTGRNLISGLPKTITISSNETIEAMQEPLDRIMETMHSVLERTPPELTADIAENGICMTGGGSLLYGLDRLLTERTKIPCYVAEDAVSCVAIGTGKALESIDVYSAGAVYDYRRGDYYNQGY; translated from the coding sequence ATGGGCGTGTTCGGAAATTTTAATGATATAGGAATCGACCTCGGTACGGCGACAGTGCTCGTATACGTCAGGGGAAAGGGGATCGTTCTGCGGGAACCCTCCGTTGTTGCGGTGGACAGGCTTTCGGGCAGGATGCTTGCGATCGGTGAAGAAGCGCGCATCATGCTGGGGCGTACGCCGGGCAACATCGTGGCGGTAAGGCCCCTTCGGGAAGGCGTGATCTCCAACTTCCACGATACGGAACGGATGCTGCGGTACTTCCTTCGGAAGGTGATCGGCAAGAGGCTGTTCTTTAAACCCCGGGTGGTCGTGTGCGTGCCGTCGGGCGTTACGGAAGTGGAAAAGCGTTCGGTGATCGAGGCGACGGAAGAAGCGGGCGCACGCCATACGTGCCTGATCGAGGAGCCGATTGCCGCGGCGATCGGCGCGGGCATCGATATCGGCGCACCGCAGGGCAATATGGTACTCGACATCGGCGGCGGTACGGCGGATATGGCTGTGATCTCGCTGGGCGGCGCGGTCATCAGCGATTCGATCAAGATCGCGGGAGACACGTTCGATGAATATATTTCAAGGTATATCAAGAAAAAATATAATATGCTGATCGGTGAGCGCACGGCAGAGGAGATCAAGATCAACATCGGCAGCGCGTTCCCGCGTAAGGAAGAAGCATACATGGAAGTCACGGGGCGCAACCTGATTTCTGGTCTGCCCAAGACCATCACCATCAGCTCCAACGAGACGATCGAAGCGATGCAGGAGCCGCTCGACCGGATTATGGAGACCATGCACAGCGTGCTCGAGCGCACGCCGCCGGAGCTTACGGCGGATATCGCGGAAAACGGCATTTGCATGACGGGCGGCGGATCGCTCCTTTATGGCCTGGACAGGCTTTTAACAGAGCGGACGAAGATTCCCTGCTATGTGGCGGAGGACGCGGTTTCGTGTGTGGCGATCGGTACGGGCAAGGCGCTTGAGAGCATTGACGTATACAGCGCGGGCGCGGTTTATGATTACCGCCGCGGGGATTATTATAACCAGGGATATTAA
- a CDS encoding phosphohexomutase domain-containing protein — MDYRKLQNGSDIRGIALGEGTSLTAQAARDLSLAFASWLKQKTGAQKPKIAIGTDSRVTGPDLKKACIEGFVSAGADVVDCGMASTPAMFMTTVTDGFLCDGSVMVTASHLPANRNGLKFFTRQGGLEKEDIAELIRIADTAKDGDNSGSVTQADFMSVYAKILADKIRDATGKDKPFAGFKIIVDAGNGAGGFYVDKVLKPLGADTDGSQFLEPDGTFPNHVPNPEDQKAMDSIVGAVKKTNADFGLIFDTDVDRAGAVDKGGSVLNKNRLIAAISAILLKEFPGTTIVTDSITSSGLAQFIKAHGGAHHRFKRGYKNVINESIRLNESGTDSQLAIETSGHAALKENYFLDDGAYLVTRLLIELAKLKKDGHSISDLIADLKEPVESEEFRLNIGEEDFKAYGNRLIADLTAYAEKEPSFRIAPDNHEGIRVSFDKDHGDGWFLVRLSLHDPLIPVNVESDEKGGARIITEKLYAFLKQYDKLDLSPVKNYLGV, encoded by the coding sequence ATGGATTATCGCAAACTGCAAAACGGCAGCGACATACGCGGTATCGCCCTGGGGGAAGGTACCAGCCTGACGGCGCAGGCCGCACGCGACTTGTCGCTTGCGTTCGCCTCATGGCTCAAACAAAAAACGGGCGCTCAAAAGCCTAAAATCGCCATCGGTACGGATTCGCGCGTCACCGGCCCCGACTTAAAAAAGGCGTGTATCGAAGGCTTTGTAAGCGCAGGCGCCGATGTTGTGGACTGCGGCATGGCTTCTACGCCCGCTATGTTCATGACCACCGTTACCGACGGCTTTTTATGCGACGGTTCGGTGATGGTCACAGCAAGCCACCTGCCCGCAAACCGCAACGGCCTCAAGTTTTTTACCAGGCAGGGGGGACTTGAAAAAGAGGATATTGCGGAGCTCATCCGCATCGCCGATACGGCAAAGGACGGCGACAACAGCGGCAGCGTGACACAAGCGGATTTCATGAGCGTATATGCAAAGATCCTTGCCGACAAGATCCGCGATGCCACAGGCAAAGACAAGCCCTTTGCAGGTTTTAAAATCATCGTGGACGCCGGAAACGGGGCGGGCGGTTTTTATGTAGACAAGGTCTTAAAGCCCCTCGGCGCGGATACTGACGGCAGCCAATTTTTGGAACCGGACGGTACGTTTCCCAACCATGTCCCCAATCCGGAAGACCAGAAGGCCATGGACAGCATCGTAGGCGCCGTCAAAAAGACAAACGCAGATTTCGGCCTGATCTTTGATACGGACGTCGACCGCGCCGGCGCAGTCGACAAAGGCGGCAGCGTGCTCAACAAAAACCGCCTGATCGCGGCCATATCCGCTATCCTGTTAAAGGAATTCCCCGGCACGACCATCGTGACGGATTCCATCACTTCGAGCGGGCTTGCGCAGTTCATCAAAGCGCACGGCGGCGCGCACCATCGTTTTAAACGCGGCTATAAAAACGTGATCAACGAATCCATCCGCTTAAATGAAAGCGGAACGGATTCCCAGCTCGCGATCGAGACCTCCGGCCACGCGGCACTCAAAGAAAATTACTTTCTCGATGACGGCGCCTACCTGGTAACGCGCCTGCTGATCGAGCTGGCAAAACTCAAAAAGGATGGGCACAGTATCTCTGACCTGATTGCCGACCTGAAAGAACCGGTGGAAAGCGAGGAATTCCGCCTGAATATCGGCGAGGAGGATTTCAAGGCATATGGCAACCGTCTGATCGCGGACTTAACGGCATATGCGGAAAAGGAACCCTCCTTCCGGATCGCACCGGACAACCACGAGGGCATCCGCGTTTCCTTTGACAAGGATCATGGCGACGGCTGGTTCCTCGTCCGATTGTCCCTGCACGACCCGCTCATCCCCGTCAATGTGGAGAGCGACGAGAAGGGCGGCGCACGCATCATCACGGAAAAGCTGTATGCGTTTTTAAAGCAATACGATAAGCTTGACCTGTCCCCGGTCAAAAATTACCTGGGCGTATAA
- a CDS encoding carboxypeptidase-like regulatory domain-containing protein, giving the protein MKQTKKILGILLAVVLMLAMFAPVAFAETEDPQPTDTVEPTATPTATPTPTPTPTATPTPTQKPTATPTATPTATPAPTPSEEPTPEPSEEQDINLTIYVYTQEGQGADGYTVIIDKSSQTANKDGMVTFPGVTVEEHNISVKDANGKLSTGMLHLSRGNTTGITEQAMGGKYSISVGQDVTNLYLGAVYVPEEALQIYSAGTSKPNPPEAAATPTPATGSFNVTANFKDSSDKAIGGVTVTVTESELPTPSVGATGADGKFVFNNAAFKTYVWTILAPNAEADSATVLNIEFRQGTQTKIAETTSDGYVVEMSAAAKDLYMDFKQDASGKFVLDKVSDQASSGISSMLVGIIAMIVIIVVVVVIIVLVNRSRKKKKAYQVKQNEFRGREKEFEESKADAKMKEQEGPKRTGGANKFDDRSRF; this is encoded by the coding sequence ATGAAACAGACAAAGAAAATATTGGGGATTCTTCTGGCAGTCGTGCTGATGCTTGCCATGTTCGCACCGGTAGCGTTTGCAGAAACGGAAGACCCGCAGCCTACGGATACAGTGGAGCCGACAGCGACGCCCACGGCAACGCCGACTCCTACGCCTACGCCGACAGCGACGCCCACACCCACACAAAAACCGACGGCAACGCCAACGGCGACACCGACAGCGACGCCTGCGCCTACACCGTCCGAAGAGCCGACCCCGGAACCGTCGGAAGAACAGGACATCAATCTGACGATCTATGTATATACGCAGGAAGGACAGGGCGCGGACGGTTATACCGTCATCATAGATAAAAGTTCGCAGACGGCAAATAAAGACGGTATGGTAACATTTCCCGGCGTCACGGTGGAAGAACACAACATTTCCGTCAAAGATGCGAATGGAAAGCTTTCCACAGGGATGCTTCACCTGTCGCGCGGAAATACGACGGGCATTACGGAACAGGCCATGGGTGGAAAATACAGTATTTCTGTCGGACAGGACGTGACCAACCTGTATCTGGGCGCGGTCTACGTGCCGGAAGAAGCGTTGCAGATCTATTCCGCGGGCACATCGAAGCCCAATCCGCCCGAGGCGGCAGCTACGCCTACTCCCGCGACGGGAAGCTTCAACGTTACAGCGAATTTTAAAGATTCCTCGGACAAGGCGATCGGCGGCGTTACCGTGACGGTAACGGAAAGCGAGCTGCCTACGCCTTCGGTCGGCGCGACAGGAGCGGATGGGAAGTTCGTTTTCAACAACGCGGCGTTCAAGACATATGTTTGGACGATCCTCGCGCCAAACGCGGAAGCGGACAGCGCAACGGTGCTGAATATCGAGTTCCGCCAGGGCACGCAGACAAAGATCGCTGAAACGACAAGCGACGGGTATGTGGTGGAAATGTCCGCGGCGGCAAAAGACCTGTACATGGATTTCAAGCAGGACGCCAGCGGCAAATTTGTACTGGACAAGGTTTCAGACCAGGCGTCAAGCGGCATCAGCTCCATGCTTGTGGGCATCATTGCCATGATCGTGATCATTGTGGTGGTCGTGGTCATCATCGTACTGGTGAACCGCAGCAGGAAGAAGAAAAAAGCATACCAGGTAAAACAGAACGAATTCCGCGGCAGGGAAAAGGAATTTGAAGAATCCAAAGCGGATGCAAAGATGAAGGAACAGGAAGGCCCAAAACGAACGGGCGGAGCCAATAAATTTGACGACAGGTCAAGATTCTAA
- a CDS encoding ribose-phosphate diphosphokinase, with translation MLSGNPDIKIFAGSSGLPFAKKMCNYLGAELGASEVIHFSDGNIFIRIKETVRDKDVYVVLPIGLDPNNELVELLFWMDSFKRASASSVTAIVPYYGYAKGDKKDEPRVSIRARVCADCLETAGADRVITMDLHSAQVQGFFKIPVDHLRSLPILCEYIKGMDIMEDAVVVSPDAGFAKMARKYADYLGVPVAIGDKTRSGHDENAQILELIGNVEGKNCIIVDDFSISGGTLVDVAHMLKARGAKRIVSCLAHIMLREKGVKAINDSPIEYVISTDSVENPFIVGHQKFLTVSVAPLFAEAVYRIHERESVSTLFSAVPEKIKEDIPDAPCACVCACEED, from the coding sequence ATGCTTAGTGGTAATCCGGATATCAAGATCTTCGCAGGCTCCTCTGGTCTCCCTTTCGCAAAGAAAATGTGCAATTACCTGGGGGCGGAGTTGGGCGCTTCCGAGGTTATACATTTTTCCGACGGAAATATTTTTATACGTATCAAAGAAACGGTACGTGACAAAGACGTTTATGTGGTGCTCCCTATCGGTTTGGATCCAAACAACGAGTTAGTGGAGCTTTTATTTTGGATGGACTCTTTCAAACGCGCAAGCGCAAGCTCGGTCACGGCAATCGTCCCCTACTATGGCTATGCCAAAGGCGACAAGAAGGACGAACCGAGGGTGTCGATCCGCGCACGGGTATGCGCCGACTGCCTTGAGACGGCGGGCGCTGACCGCGTGATTACGATGGACCTGCACAGTGCGCAGGTGCAGGGCTTTTTCAAGATCCCGGTGGATCACCTTCGTTCCCTGCCGATCCTTTGCGAATACATCAAGGGCATGGACATCATGGAAGACGCGGTGGTCGTTTCCCCGGACGCGGGCTTTGCTAAGATGGCCAGGAAGTATGCGGATTATTTGGGCGTTCCGGTCGCGATCGGCGATAAAACGCGCAGCGGCCATGACGAAAACGCACAGATTCTGGAACTGATCGGTAATGTGGAAGGCAAAAACTGCATCATCGTGGACGATTTCTCCATTTCCGGCGGCACGCTCGTCGATGTGGCGCATATGCTGAAAGCGCGCGGCGCAAAGCGCATCGTTTCCTGCCTTGCGCATATCATGCTGCGTGAAAAGGGCGTAAAGGCGATCAACGACAGCCCGATCGAATATGTCATTTCGACGGACAGTGTGGAAAATCCGTTTATTGTCGGACACCAGAAGTTCCTCACGGTTTCCGTTGCCCCGCTCTTTGCAGAAGCGGTGTACAGGATCCATGAGCGTGAATCGGTGAGCACGCTGTTCTCGGCAGTGCCGGAGAAGATCAAAGAGGATATCCCGGATGCGCCGTGTGCATGCGTATGCGCGTGCGAAGAAGACTAA